The genomic region CCGCGTCCAGACCAGCGCCGAGTCGGCGGTCACGTCGCCGCTCTGCACGCCGTGGGTGAGCACGGGGCGTCCCGCCGGGCGCCAGGCCGGGGCGGCGTTCGCGCCGGCGCCGCCCAGCAGCGCGCCGCCGGCGACTCCGGCCCCGGCCACCAGGCCGGCCCGCAGCAGGGTACGTCGATCAAGCTCGGTCATGCTTCCTCCCGGTCATGGGTTGACCCCGTCGGTCTACCGGGCGGAGATGACCGCGATCGGCGGCCCGGATGACCGGGGCCCGAACGCCTGTTGTCGGGGCGGAACGACAGCGCGGTCCGCTTCGGACCGCGGCCCGCCGCTTGACCCCGGTGGCGGGCTCGCGCAAACTTCGCCGGTGCGTCCGCTCGATTACGACGAGTTCCAGGCCCTGCGACGTTTTCCCGCCCTGGACGGCCTGCGGGCCGTGGCGGCCGTCATGGTCTTCGCCTTCCACTTCGGTGGCCAGTCCTGGGCCTGGCTGACGGGCTGGATCGGCGTACACCTGTTCTTCGTGCTCTCCGGTTTCCTGATCACGACGCTGCTGCTGCGGGAGGAGCACAGGTACGGGCGGGTGTCCCTGCGCGCGTTCTACCTGCGGCGGTTCTTCCGGATCATGCCGGTGTACCTGCTGGTGCTCTTCCTGACCTGGGCGCTGGCCCGGCTCAGCGGCACGGCCGACGCGGTGGAACGCTCAATGGCGTACTACCTGCTCCTGCTCAACGACTTCCTGCCGGCCGACGCCCCGTACCTGCACTCCTGGACGATCGGGATCGAGCAGAAGTTCTACCTGTTCTGGCCGGCCATCGCGTTCGTGCTGGTGACCGCCGTCTTCCGCCGCCGGCTTGCCGTCACCCTCGGCCTGCTGGTGCTCCTCATCGCGCTGATCCCGCCGGACATCGCCTGGCTGAGCTGGCCGATCCACTACGTGGCGATCCTGCTCGGCTGCCTCGTCGCGGTGATCATGCATCATCCCCGGGGCTTCTCCCTGCTCCGGCCGCTGACCCACCCGCTCACGGCCAGCGCGGTGATCATCGCCTTCGGCGCGGTCCAGGTGGCCGTGCGGTACTGGCCGGCCCGTCTCGGCCAGGAGGCGCTGATCGGCAGCTACGCCGCGGCGGCCGCCCTGCTGCTGCCGGCCCTGCTGTCACGCAGCCTCCTCGCGCGCGCACTGGCGCTCCGTCCGCTGGTCTTCGTCGGCGAACGGTCGTACTCGATGTACCTGGTCCAGTCCATCGCGGCGCGGGTGGCGATCGGGCTGCTGCCCACGAAGGGGCACCACGGCACCGTCATCTTCGTGGGCGCCGTGGTGGTGGGGCTGGTCCTCGCGGACGTGCTCTACCGGTGGGTCGAGCTACCCATGATCGGGGTGGGGCGGCGGCTCGCCGCCCGCGCGGCACGGCCCACGTCGCCAGGCGACACCCGACCGGCGGGCACCGACGACGACGACGGCCCCCGGATCCCCCGCCCGCGCGAGGTGCTGGCCGACACCGTCCCGGCGACCTCCGGCCACGCGTGACCGGCGTCACCGTCACGGTTGTCACGGCAGGGCCCGGTCCGACCGTCGTAGCGGTGTCGGATCGAACAGGGAGTTGGTCATGCAACGAATGAGGCTCTTCGAGGTCGCCCCGCAGGGTTACCAGGCCGTGTCGGGCCTGGAGAAGTACGTCCAGGCGAACGTCGACCACACAGTGCTGGAGCTGGTCAAGCTGCGGGCGTCGATCCTGAACGGCTGCGCGTACTGCGTGGACATGCACAGCCGCGACGCCCTCGCCGCAGGCGAGTCGAGCCGGCGGCTGTTCGCGGTGTCCGCCTGGCGGGAGGCGCTGTCGTTCTTCGACGAGCGGGAGCAGACCGCGCTGGCGCTCACCGACGCGGTCACCCGGCTCGGCGAGCACGGAGTGTCGGACGAGGTGTGGGACGCCGCCGCGAAGGTCTGGTCGGAGAAGGAACTGGCCGATCTGGTCCTCGCGATCGCCACAATCAACCTGTGGAATCGCATCGCCGTGACGACGCACACGGAGCCCCCGGCACAGGTGTGACGACCGAGGCGGCAGAGGCGGCCGGTGCGCTCCAGGCGCACCGGCCGATGCTGCTCGGGCTCGCCTACCGGCTGCTCGGCAGCCGGCACGACGCCGAGGACGTGCTCCAGGAGGCGTACCTGCGGTGGCTGGGCGTGGACCGCGCCACCGTGACCGAGCCGCGCCGCTACCTGTCCCGGGTGGTCACCCGACTGTCGATGGACCGGCTACGGGCCCGGCAGACGGCCCGCGAGACGTACGTCGGCACCTGGCTGCCCGAGCCGGTGCCGACCGCGCCCTCGCCGTTCGGACCGCTGGACCGCGCGGAGCTGCGCGACTCGCTCTCCACCGCGTTGTTGCACGTCCTGGAGCGGCTCACCCCGCCGGAGCGCGCTGTCTACGTCCTGCACACCGCCTTCGACCTGCCGTACGCGGAGATCGCCGAGATCCTGGACCGGTCCGTCGACGACTGTCGGCAACTGCACCACCGGGCGAGCACCCGGGTCCGTCAGGAGCAGCGTCGCTTCACCGCCAGCCGCGCCGAACGGGAACGGTTGCTGGACGCGTTCCTCACCGCCGCCCGTGACGGTGACCTGGCGACGCTCACCGGCCTGGTCGCAGCGGACGCCACGGCCTGGAGCGACGGTGGTGGTCGGGTCCGGGCCGCCCGCAACCCGGTCACCGGCGCGGACCGGATTGCCCGTTTCTACGTCGGGATCTACGGCCCCGGCCGCCGCCCCATCACCGTGCACCCGGTCGAACTGAACGGGGAACCCGCCGTGTTGGTCACCCGCGGGGACGGCAGTCGGTACACGTTGACCATCGCTGCGGCCGGCGGTCGGATCACTGGGATCTACATGGTCGGGAACCCGACGAAACTGCCACCGGTCGGGTGAGCCCCGGCCCCGGCCCCGGCCGGGTCGCGTCACCCCAGCCGGGTCGCGTCTAGCCCAGCTCGGGGAACCAGAGCCCGATCTCGCGCTTGGCGCTGTCCGTCGAGTCGGAGGCGTGCACCAGGTTCTCCCGGTTGGACAGCGACAGGTCACCGCGGATCGTGCCGGCGGCGGCCTTGCGGCCGTCGGTCGCGCCGACCAGCCCACGGACCACGTCGATGACCTGGTCGCCGGAGAGCACCAGGGCGACAAGCGGGCCGCCGGTCATGAAGTCCTTCAGCGGCGGGTAGAACGCCTTGTCGACGTGCTCGGCGTAGTGCGCGTCGGCGAGCGCGGCGTCCATCGTCCGGTGCACCATCGCGTCGATCCGCAGCCCCTTGCGCTCGAAGCGGGAGAGGACCTCGCCGACCAGGCCGCGGCGGACCGCGTCGGGCTTGATCAGCACGAGGCTGCGCTCATCCGGGCTGTTGCTGGACACGCTGGGTTCCTCCTGTACGCGCAGAACGCTTGGGCTCGGTACGGTCAGCCTAGCGACCCGGTCCCGGCGCCGGCGCGGCGGCCGGTCTTTCCCCCGGTGGCCGATCCGGCCTAGCCTGGCCCTGACCCCCTGGAGGTCCACAGTGGCGAATGGCGGGAACCGGCCCATCGCGCCGGTACGCAAGCTCATCGGCACGGTGCTCGGCACCGTGGCCACCTTCGTCGTCCTCTTCGGGCTGGGGATGACCAGCTGGGCCATCGTGGCGCTCGGGGTCGCCCTGCTGGTGCTGGCGATCGCGCTGGCCACCGTACGCGGCGGCGGGCGCACCTGGGTGGTCGGCGTGGCGCACGTGCACAGCGCCTCCGAACCACCCACCCAGTACGCGTTCGGCCGGTGCGAGCTGCAACTGGTCATCGACGCGCCAGGGCTACCGCCCCGATCCAAGAAGATCATCGAGCCGCGGGTGCCGGTCTCGAAGTGGCCGTCGCTGGGTCAGACCCTGCCGATCCGGGTCGCGCTTGACGACCAGCGGCACGTCAAGGTCCTCTGGGACGAGGTGCCCACCCACGCAGAGACCGCCGCGGCCGTC from Micromonospora lupini harbors:
- a CDS encoding acyltransferase family protein, whose protein sequence is MRPLDYDEFQALRRFPALDGLRAVAAVMVFAFHFGGQSWAWLTGWIGVHLFFVLSGFLITTLLLREEHRYGRVSLRAFYLRRFFRIMPVYLLVLFLTWALARLSGTADAVERSMAYYLLLLNDFLPADAPYLHSWTIGIEQKFYLFWPAIAFVLVTAVFRRRLAVTLGLLVLLIALIPPDIAWLSWPIHYVAILLGCLVAVIMHHPRGFSLLRPLTHPLTASAVIIAFGAVQVAVRYWPARLGQEALIGSYAAAAALLLPALLSRSLLARALALRPLVFVGERSYSMYLVQSIAARVAIGLLPTKGHHGTVIFVGAVVVGLVLADVLYRWVELPMIGVGRRLAARAARPTSPGDTRPAGTDDDDGPRIPRPREVLADTVPATSGHA
- the sigJ gene encoding RNA polymerase sigma factor SigJ, with protein sequence MTTEAAEAAGALQAHRPMLLGLAYRLLGSRHDAEDVLQEAYLRWLGVDRATVTEPRRYLSRVVTRLSMDRLRARQTARETYVGTWLPEPVPTAPSPFGPLDRAELRDSLSTALLHVLERLTPPERAVYVLHTAFDLPYAEIAEILDRSVDDCRQLHHRASTRVRQEQRRFTASRAERERLLDAFLTAARDGDLATLTGLVAADATAWSDGGGRVRAARNPVTGADRIARFYVGIYGPGRRPITVHPVELNGEPAVLVTRGDGSRYTLTIAAAGGRITGIYMVGNPTKLPPVG
- the ndk gene encoding nucleoside-diphosphate kinase, whose translation is MSSNSPDERSLVLIKPDAVRRGLVGEVLSRFERKGLRIDAMVHRTMDAALADAHYAEHVDKAFYPPLKDFMTGGPLVALVLSGDQVIDVVRGLVGATDGRKAAAGTIRGDLSLSNRENLVHASDSTDSAKREIGLWFPELG
- a CDS encoding carboxymuconolactone decarboxylase family protein yields the protein MQRMRLFEVAPQGYQAVSGLEKYVQANVDHTVLELVKLRASILNGCAYCVDMHSRDALAAGESSRRLFAVSAWREALSFFDEREQTALALTDAVTRLGEHGVSDEVWDAAAKVWSEKELADLVLAIATINLWNRIAVTTHTEPPAQV